The DNA sequence ACCTCCACGAAGCTGTCACCTCCATGTCCCAGCAGATCCACCTGGGTCCCCAGGAAGGCAGGAGATCTGCTCCAAGCCAGAGCTGCATTccccagcctggaaaaggggCTTGCTGAGGACCGTGGGAGGAAATGTGTGGGACCCAGCGCCTGCTCCGCTGGCAAACGCTCCCGTGGGCTGCGGAGGAGCCACAGGGAGCCAGGCTTGTGGAGCTGGGCttgtgggagcagctgcaggctcgtgcAGCCGCCTCGCTTGCGTTACCCACTTCCCGCTGCCACCGCTTCTGGGAAAACACCCGGGGGCCCTTGGAGagtgcagcagggagcagtgacCGCCTCGCTGGTGGCCccgtgcagcagcagcacagccccactccagCCTGGCCGGGAATGGTTGgatgcttttcctgctgtggggagcaggaCCCTGGGGAGGAACTTCCTGTATGGCAGGACATGCATGTTCGCTCTGATTGATTTTGCAGCACCTCCAGGGCACGTGCAGGGCACACCCTGCAACCCATGGACCCTCTGACCCACAGACATTCCTACACACCAGACCCTCCAGCTCAtggaccccccagcccctcagcctTACATCCACACATGCAGACTGTGTAAGGCACAGTTGTGGTATCTGTTCCCGTCCCTGGTGTCCAAATTGAGGTGGCTGGTGGGAAGTGTTCCTTTGCAGGCCCAGCcatgctgggagggagggagggaggaaggggacCAGAGCTGACCCCCTGCCCCAGATTTCTGCTCTAACCCTACAGACTGTCATCATCTTCTGTGATGATGAGAGTGTGGGAGCAAGGTCAGGGTTCCTCCCAGGCTGCACAACAGCCCTTGGACAACTGTCCCTCCATGGGACAGTGGATGTCACAACCTCCATCTCAGGGCCACTGTGGTGTGTTGTCAAGCTCTTGCTGGGGTTCCCAGGAAAAAGAAtccatcccctgtccccacagaagAGCCCCCGTGCCCAAAGGGAGctgcttcagcaatgtgcagaAGCCACAGAATCATGGGATCATTTAAGTGGGGAAAGCCCTccaagaccatcgagtccaactgttcccccagcacagccaaagcCACCATTAATccatgtccccaaatgccacatccacatgttttttgaatatttccaggggtGGGGgttccaccactgccctgggaagcCCAGCACAGAGGTTTAGGATGATCTGCtgtcagcacaggctgggcaggacagggctggcatTAGGGCCTCTGTCTGTCACCCCACACACAGAACTGGCACTCCACAGTGAcaccccctgagcccccagccccaaCCTGAGCAGGTGCTGAGGTCTGTGTCACTGAGGCAGGAGAGGCTCCTGTGCTGATGGGACAGCTCAGCCATGGGACTGGGGCAGCTCCCACCCACCccgaggggctggaggagcccgGGGTGACACCCCAACCTGCTCCTGGCAACCCCCACAGCAAACAGACCCCTGGAGCGtcaccagagctgtgctgtggctgcaggggtTATCAGCCTCAGCAGATTTGGggctggaaaatatttatttctgtagctTGGCAACATTTGCCACTACTGTGGGGGTGGAAGGGGGCAAATGTcactggggacagtgacagcccAAGCATTGCTGTCACCCATCAGGACagtgctggctggggggggggggttaaaGCTCCTtcctgcacaggctggggaggagctgctgcagaacaggATCATGGGTCAGAACAGAACAAACACCAGAGTCAGAGCAAGACAGCGAGGGCAAAGCGCTGAGCGCAATGACTCAGAGGGGAAAAACGCCCTCAGTGCCACAGGGCTTGCTGCCATCAGCACAGTGGGACAGTCCCCACACCACCCTGGCCCCAGTGATGGGGGCTTTGTGTCCCCACAGAGGGTCACGGGCAGATCCCTGAGTGTCACAGACATCTCTGGGTGTCACCACCTTGGCACACACTCACTCCCATCTCCTGGCTGCCCCTCGGGGTCCATTTGGGACAGACATCAATGGTCACATCACATAGCATGGGGACAGCAACAGCCCAGAGCatccccctgccagccctgcccaggggcTGCCATCCTCCTGCTGGAcctgcactgccaggctgggatctgTGTGTGCTCAGAGCCTCCTCAGCAGCATTGAGTCCTGGGGCTGCCAGAGGGGGTGTCCAACATCCTCCTGCTCAGCACCCAGGGACCAGGGATGAGGGCAGAAAGCGAAACTGCCCGTTTCCTGCTCAGACAGGCAGAGCTACACGTGACCCTGCTCCACGTGAAGATCACAGGGAGAGAGGGGGATGAGCAGAACCACAGGTTCCTCTTCTGTCATCCCAGTGCTCATGGTGGCAAACTGAAACTCCAGGGAGAAAGATAGGAGGGGAATCCTGGGGGGACCCATCATCCACGGCCAAATCTCACTCAAAGCTCAGCTTGGCAGAGGGCTGCAAACTCACAGGGCCTTGTTCCTGGGCTGCTGTCAGCGGCAATATCCAAGGGAAGTGGCACCAGAGCATCTCCCTTTGGAAGCAGGACCCCCGGAGCAGGGCCCTCCATGGCAGAAGGATGACAGGCAGTGGTCCATCTCCTTGAGCAGGTGGGGAAAGGCATGGACTCTGCACCCTCTGCCACCCCACAGCGTCTGAGCACCAAGGGGGAGGCAGGACAAGGGATTCCTGCATTCCTCTTCAGGAGGCACGTGCTGCTGAACTTGCTTCCCTGAGGTTTCCCCCTTTTCCAATGCCAGTCCCACCAGCTGGCAGCCCTAggcatccctgctcccacccctgccaACAGGAAAAAGATGGACACAGACAGGCAGAGGTTTAAAATCCTGTTCACAGAACCATGTCCCCTCTGTACAgcacaaaacatattttttacagtatttacagcagcagctggggcagaggcaCTTGGGGGGCAGAGAGGGGCCCGCTTTGGGGCTCCCCATGCAAAGCAAAGGTCAGCAGTGACAGATGCCACCAAGGAACCAGGCTTCCCaccctggggggggggggacactgAGGTCACGCTGATGTCCTGCAAGCTGATCTTCCCCAAAATTACTCTGGGGgcttcagcagcagcccagctccccccCAAAGCCCAGAGCCACCAGACCTGGTCCAGGGCAGGGCCAGGTGTTCGCCCAGGGCTGTCCTCTCCTGGCGCTGGCAGAGCCTTGCCACCATTGTCCCGCGGCCGGATTCATCCCCACTgcccgtccctgtccccggaGCCATCCCCACCCCAGCCAGGGGTGCAGAAGCAGAGGCAGCGTCAGGGAGactcagggctggggctgctcctctccagactccacagcacagctcacatCTCTGCAGGATGACACAGAAGATGATGACAGTCTGCAGGGTTAGAGCAGAAATCTGGGGCAGGGGGTCAGCTCTGGtccccttcttccctccctccctcccagcatgGCTGGGCCTGCAAAGGAACACTTCCCACCAGCCACCTCAATTTGGACACCAGGGATGGGAACAGATACCAGAACTGTGCCTTACACAGTCTGCATgggggaaaatgtttttttaaccAGTTCTCTCTGCCTCCAGCCTGCCATGCAGGGCCCCTGTGGGAGGAAGTGgcttctgcctcagtttccccagcaaAACAGCCATTGGGGAGCAGCCAaactctccagagctgctgggtaCAGATGCCAGAGATGCCCAGCACAGCATCACCCCCTCtcacagggacacccccaggcTCTAACCAGGAGGGAAACATCTGGAGGAGGAGAGCATGACCCAACAGGCTGGGATTGCCCTCCCTGCCACCACACAGGACCACTCTCCTCCCTCCTGATGGGGTAGGTTAGGATACACCACAAGGGAagatcctttttttcctcctgctcacCTTCCCCCACAAGTAAAGAGCagcctctgagcagcagctggagggaggctgcaggcagagggcTGCAGGTCTCTGTGCATGTTCCCAAAAACATcaacagctctgcaggctgtgctgttGGGCTTCACTGCCAGGGCTAACCCGGCCTTCAtgtccccagtcccctcccCCAGGCATCAGCACTGCACCTCAtctgaggaaactgaggcagcagGGGGGGAAGACACTTAAGCcatggaatttcttcccaagCTGAAAAAGCTGGAAGAGGGAGGTGACATCCATGAGCCCCTCCCCaaaaggaaggatggaagggcTCCACCAGTGCAGCCACAATCAAGTTCCAAGCCCCCTGCAGCGGGACCCCCAGGCAGAGGAGGtgctggccaggctgtgccaagTCAGGGGCAGTgggggagccccagcccaggtgtcccctcccgTGGGAAGTGCAGGGATCAAAGCTGGGCATGTACCCTCCAAGGCTTTATCCAGGTCTGCGATGaactcctccagctcctgcgtGTCTCCGAGCTTTGCTAGGGGGGAAAAACACAGTCAGGCCTTCCCATTCCCCCTTTCACTGGGGAGAGAGAGACCCCAACCCCTTgttcctgcacagctgctccagctgtgtctGTCCCAGCCAGTCCAGCCTCAGCTGGGAAAATCCCAATCCAACTTCTGCTTCTTCCAGGCTCCTGCCAGGACACAAGGGCTCATTCCCACTCTGTAGGGCCCCATTGGCACCCCCCTATCCAGGGCTGGCTGTCATtgccaagcccagctgagcacagagaAGGAAACCCTGCAAACCTGTTCGGGTGGGGCCAGGCTCACCTTTGGTGGGATAAGTGTCAGCTGGGCCGTTGAGGTGCTCCTCACTGGAGTTGAGGCTGCTTCCTGGGGATGTGCTGGCACCTGCAGAGACAAAGCATCAGTCTCTGGCCTGGGCACAGACACCTGATGAACACTTTGCAGGAACACGATCACgcccatggcacagggtggcacaaTCTTGGAGACCCCATCTGCTCCTCCCCTGCTTCCAGGAATGCTTGGAAAATGGAACTGAGTTTCTTTCTCAGGTCAAAGAGCACCAGAGGTTGTCTGGGTACAGTTACAAGGACAGGGTTATTACAGAGAACTGGGTTATCCCCAGCCTCTCAcggtgctgcagcagcctgactGGCATAAGGAGCCCTGGCAGATATTGGCAGGTCCTGGGCCAGTATCCAGTGGTCATCCCCCCATTGCTCATCCAGCCCACCTGAGTCAGGCAGCATCAGCAGGAAGAGGTGTTCCATGGAGGAACCATGGAGCTCCCACCCTGGCAGACACCACCCTCCCCAGGGCTcctcacccccagccccagacTCACTCTCCAGCTCATCAATGCCACTGTCATACACACTCTGTCCCGCTTTCCTCTTCAGttcctccaggtgctgctggtaCTGACTTGCAGGGCCTCGGTCGAAGTCCTCCATGACCTCATCGAACTCCCTCAGCAGCTCACTGAGCTCCTCAGCCATAGCTGGGGGAAACGTGGGGGTGTTGGGGTGCCCACCTGGCAGGCAGGTGAACCTTTCGGGAGCAGCCcgggctggggatgggcagaGCCGGGCTCCAGGTCCCGTCTCTGCAGGCAGTGGCCAGCACTGGTCCGAGCACACCCAGCTCCTCAGACAGCTCAGCCTTCCCTCCAGCTcatcccacagctgggctggggccagcCCAGTCAGAGCTGGTCCTACACAGGCTTGATAGAAACCCAGAAGGGTTTGAGcaggaaaggaccttaaagcccatcccatcccacccctgccatgggcagggacaccttccaccatcccaggctgccccaagccgcaatgtccagcctggccttgagccctgccagggacccaggggcagccccagctgttccGGCAGCCTGGCGGCACAGGGAGGAGCGGAAGAGGGCACAATTCCCGGCCGGGGCAGCCTGGGACCCCCGGCTGCATCCCGCTGCCAGGGAATGCCCGGAGGCTGCGAGGGGACACAGGAGCGGAGCCCCTCGCAGGTTCCGAGGAGGCGGCATCCCCCGCTtcggctcggctcggttcggcaCTCACCGGCTGCTCGGCTCCCTGCGCTCCGGTCCCGGCGGCAGCGGCTCCTCCCGCTCCGCCCCCGCCGCTTTTGGCCCCGCACCGGGGGCTGGGCGGGGTCTCCGGGAGGCTCCGCCCCCAAACGGCCGCGCGGGACCGGGGGAATCCCGGGGTCAcccccccaaacaccccctAACAAACACCCCAAACACCCACTAACAaacaccccaaacacccccTAACACCACCTAACAaacaccccaaacacccccGAACAAACATCCCCAGACACCCTCAaacaccccaaacacccccTAACAAACAACTCCAAACACCCCCTAACAAAcacccccaaacaaacacccccaaacaaacacccccaaacaaacacccccaaacacccccaaacaaacacccccaaacaaacacccccaaacaaacacccccaaacaaacacccccaaacaaacacccCCCAAACACACACCCCCCAAACACACACCCCGAacacccccaaacaaacaacccctAACAAACGCCCCCAAACTCTCCCCGTCCCATCTCACTCCTGACAAACCCCGGACAGGAGGTGGAACAGGGGAGTCAGGCTCAGCTCCCAGAGAACAAGGGACAgacggcctcaagctgtgccaggggagggtcaggttggatatcagggaaaattCCTTCGTGAGcagggctgtccagccctggaacagggcccagggcaggggttAGGTGCCTGACTCCGCAGGGATTTAAAgccgtgtggatgtggcacctggggacagaggtcagtgtggccttggcagtgctgggggatggtTGTGCTCGGTgctcttggagggcttttccaacctcaaggATTCCATAGTTCTCTCCCATAGATTTCACAGAGGGCTGTCAagcccagagctctgtgcttGGGACCTGCCCTGGATCTGGTCAGCAGCATGAGGGAGCACAGGGGCTTAGAAAAAGAGGAGCTCAGGTTCTGCCTTGGGCTCTGCTTTCTTTGCTGTTGACTCTAAACCCACCCATGAATCCGAGCATCCTGCAGATACCTCCTGTTGTACCCTCACACACGCCCTaggcctggctctgcctgtgaAACCCCATGGTCTGAGGGGCTCAAGGGGGCTTTGGTGGGGCTGGAGCTAAAAAACAGAACCACCCCAACAGCAGCAACTGCCCCCAAAACCGGCAACCGCTCCCTAAACAGCAATGACTCCCCCAAACAGTGACCAGCCCCAAAACAGTGACCAGCTCCTGAGAGCTCCCAGCCCCCCCAAGCAGACTCCTCCAGACATTCACCACCCCCCCAAAAGCCACCACTGCCCCAAAAGCAAGCACCCCCCCTCAAGCAATCACGCCCAACAGCAGCAACCcctcctgtgccagcactggggATCAGGAAAGATTAGGACAGAACCTTCCCTATTGTTTCTGAGGTGACTCCCAAGGCTTGCAGGGGCAAAGAGCCCATGAAAACAGAACCTGGAGCGTGACAAAAGCCAGCCAGCCTCTCCAGAGCGGGCCCAGAGCAATGCCAAGGCTCCATGAATGACATTTGCAGCTGACTGGGGAGGGGGTTTATTTCGTGAGGCTGGAATAGAGCAGCTCCGAGCCAGCCCCGtgtgctccagggctgctcccgtGGCAGGCAGAGTCTCTGTGCAGCCGCAGGAGCCTGTGGCCAGGCTGCCCTCAAGCGGAGTTTCCAGCAATATCCCATCAACACTGCCAGGGATAAACTCCCTACGGTGACTTCGATGGTTCTGTAGCAGGAGAGAAAGCTGGCGCTTCCCAGTGAGCTCCCACTGCGCCCGTTATGGTGCTGGGAAAGAGAAATCCAACAGGAGTTTTCCTGCAAAGAGCTGCCTCCTATGTCAGCATCCCTGTTCCATcctagaatcatggaatcacagaatggcttgggttaaaagggaccttaaagtccatcccattccagcccctgccatgggcagggacacctttcactatcccggctgctccaagccacatccagcctggccttggacacttccagggacccaggggcagccacagctgctctggacaacctgtgccagtgttttacCACCCCAGGAAGGAATTTGAAAGGCTGGAGGCTGCTCTTGCAGCAGGTACAATCCCACCCAGAGCAGTGGCTGGACACAATGTGGGTTTCACAGCTGACACTCGAGTGTTCCAGTGGCCTCTGGAACCTTCCACAGCCTCATGGTGTCCCAAATTTATCTGCTCCTCCAGACacaacagctctgctgctctttggagCTTATCAGCTCCCAGGGGGTCTCACCAGCTATCTCACAGCACAGGCTCCTCCGGGAAATGCTTCCCCACCCATCCCGACTGTTCTGATCTGCAGGGAAGGGACCTCTGCAAAATaagagcccagccctgagcagggcaccTGAGCAGGTTTGGATGCTTTCAGGCCAGGACTGGGTGCAGGCTGTGGTGGAATATGGAATACTGTTTGCAGAAGTACTGTTTTATCCCCAAAAgtgccctgctgtgcctgccccattccctggaAACGTTCAAGGCCagaaggccaggctggatggggcttggagcagcctggcgcagtggaaggtgtccctgcctgtgccagggcctcaccaccctcacggGGAAGAATATCTCTGAATATCCCATCTAGCCATGCtttctggcagtgggaagccattccccttgccctgtccctccaggcccttaCAAAAGCATTTGGATACATGGATAAGCTCCCTCTGAgccatctcttctccaggctgagcagtcccagcttcctcagcctgtCCTCCCAAGAGTGTCCACAGGTCTAGGGATGGAAATCCATTCCCCAAGGTCCTGTGAGAAGGAGGTGACAggggagagctgtgctgaggaCGTGGCAGTGGTTGGACCCGCAGGgaggtgccagcctggcaggtgACCCCCGAGTACAGCTCTGCccccagggcacaggcacaggggctGCCCCCATAGTGAGTCAGGGGCTGGGTTTtgctgggaaaagctgcctgGTTTTGTCCAgagagcctggccagggcttGCTAGATGCCAACATCCAGGTTTAGGAAGGAGACGTTGCTGTACAGCTCTGAGGAGACCGAGCCTCGCTCCAGGCTGTGTGTCCAGCCAGGCAGTGCAGACCGAGCAAGGTCCTCCCCATGATCCTCACGCTCTGGGCTcctaagaaagcaaaaaagagagagatgatGTTTGCAAATGCCTCTACTGCCTACTGCACTCCCAAATGGGCTCAAGCAGTGATCCCAAAGATTGCCGTCTCCAGACAGTCCCAAAAGGAATGTGAAGACAAACAAGAAGCTGTAGAATGGATCACAGAATCctaggtttgggttggaaggaactttgAAGAGCATCTagtccatgggcagggataccctccactagactaggttgctccaagccccatgcAAACTGGTATTGAAGTAGCCTGTGGTCCAGGAAAACCCTTCCCACAGGACAATTCATGTTTACTGAAGAGTCACCAGGTCTACTGAAGGCTCTTGAGCATCCCCTGCTTCGGAGAATCCCCTGTTTTCAACCATTCCCTACTTCCAACACCAGGGAGCAAAGCCCCTCCTGCAATATGTGCCATGGTGGACTCAGCTCATGGGACACAAGGTCCTTTCAGCCCCACCATCTTCAACCTTAGGGAAGGGCACGAGCTCCAGTTCTGAGCCTCAGTGGGACTGCCCCGTCTTGCACCCGAAATATGGATGTATGGGCAGCCCCACCCAGACACACGGGGCAGGCAAAGACTGCAGGGAAACGTGGACACCAAGGATGGAGGAGGTTCGGAGAAGGCTGGTGGTGGAGCAGGAATCAGCGTGTGACActgagaggcaggagcaggggaggggctGGACAGGAGCCCTGTGGATACCAAAGCTCTGGAGAGAGCTGGCACAGGCTGAGGAGCaaacagggacagcagggagctCCAGGGGATGGGAAGGATGGAGTGTGAAGGGCTTTTGCTGGGGAGCTCACGATCAGAGCACTGTAGGAAGGAGCAGTCTGAAGGAAGATGAGCAGGGTGtgctgtcacctgtccctgtgccccgaGGAGCCCCTTGGGCACTTACGGCACATCAGGGAACTTCCTGCGCAGCAGGTACTCGATGACATCGGGGTCTGTCTGGAACAGCCTCCTCAGCACATCACACTGCATCTCTGGAGACACCTGGGGAGACACGGCCACACCACTCATGGGGCCCCTCTCGGCAGGCggctgagcagaggcagcaaagGAAGGACCCCAGGACATGGTTGCAGACCCAGCACCTTGGTGTCACACCCCACACACCTTCCAGACTCTGCAGGATCTCAGCCCCTGCTTTCCCCACACTATCCCCAGTCCTTTGGCTCCCTGCAGACCCCAAAAATTGCTATAAGGCTTTTTGGGGACCTGAAATGTCACATTCCAATAGACCTGAGGGGATTCTACTGCTGCCTGCAAGAGCCCTGTGGGAGTGTGGAGagaggatggagccagagcCTTCCCAGAGGATAGGCACAGACCGAGGTGTGCATCTCTAACAGGAGCAAAATCGTTCCCCTGCTGCTCTTGGAAGAgttcagagggaaggaggggctggaggggctgccCTGAGGAGCCCCACATACCATGAACAGGGAGTGGTGGTGCTCAATCAGCCTCTGGAGGACCAGGATTATGGCAGCAC is a window from the Vidua macroura isolate BioBank_ID:100142 chromosome 14, ASM2450914v1, whole genome shotgun sequence genome containing:
- the LOC128814600 gene encoding regulator of cell cycle RGCC-like isoform X2 yields the protein MAEELSELLREFDEVMEDFDRGPASQYQQHLEELKRKAGQSVYDSGIDELESASTSPGSSLNSSEEHLNGPADTYPTKAKLGDTQELEEFIADLDKALEEM
- the LOC128814600 gene encoding uncharacterized protein LOC128814600 isoform X1 produces the protein MQPGVPGCPGRELCPLPLLPVPPGCRNSWGCPWVPGRAQGQAGHCGLGQPGMVEGVPAHGRGGMGWALRSFPAQTLLGFYQACVGPALTGLAPAQLWDELEGRLSCLRSWVCSDQCWPLPAETGPGARLCPSPARAAPERFTCLPGGHPNTPTFPPAMAEELSELLREFDEVMEDFDRGPASQYQQHLEELKRKAGQSVYDSGIDELESASTSPGSSLNSSEEHLNGPADTYPTKAKLGDTQELEEFIADLDKALEEM